The following proteins come from a genomic window of Crassostrea angulata isolate pt1a10 chromosome 1, ASM2561291v2, whole genome shotgun sequence:
- the LOC128169099 gene encoding galactose-specific lectin nattectin-like, producing MRFLEFCIFSALLALVLHSMASDAAHSEDDVLMKRISDLHFKLFSSMKKKTKTMKAAVFETQCCASGCTFNSYKAGVPRVCNGQLLTQLNEIQSSINNIWKKKPIACKHGWKRYGDHCYHLFRAKMNWFEAQIFCRKQGASLIQINNAGENRWLTKNFPNVPYWIDFTDNGTEGKWVTLSTGRSEYTSWDRGQPDNWRGNQNCAYNNFRKRAGRWDDGGCKAKFQAMCEASGSEF from the exons ATGCGTTTTTTGGAGTTCTGTATTTTTAGTGCATTACTTGCACTGGTCTTGCATTCAATGGCATCTGATGCAGCACACAGTGAAGACGATGTTTTGATGAAACGTATCTCGGATCTCCattttaaactgttttcttccatgaaaaagaaaacaaaaacgatGAAG GCTGCTGTCTTCGAGACCCAGTGCTGTGCATCAGGTTGTACGTTTAATAGTTACAAAGCTGGTGTACCCAGAGTCTGCAATGGACAACTGTTAACACAACTGAATGAGATCCAATCAAGTATTAACAACATTTGGAAAAAGAAACCTATTG CTTGTAAACACGGTTGGAAACGGTATGGCGACCACTGCTACCATTTATTCAGGGCAAAAATGAATTGGTTTGAAGCACAG attttctGCAGAAAACAAGGAGCATCATTGATACAAATAAATAATGCAGGTGAAAATAGATGGCTAACTAAGAATTTTCCAAATG TTCCATACTGGATTGATTTCACTGACAATGGTACGGAGGGGAAATGGGTGACATTGTCTACCGGAAGAAGTGAGTACACAAGTTGGGATCGTGGACAACCCGATAATTGGCGTGGGAATCAAAACTGTGCATACAACAATTTCAGAAAACGCGCTGGACGTTGGGACGATGGGGGATGTAAAGCTAAATTTCAAGCCATGTGTGAAGCATCAG GTTCTGAATTCTGA